The following are encoded in a window of Cryobacterium sp. CG_9.6 genomic DNA:
- the ruvB gene encoding Holliday junction branch migration DNA helicase RuvB, which translates to MSTDPGVELTNPTLESETELAFEGALRPTSLGEFVGQQKVRGQLQLMLTAATMQNRTPDHILLAGPPGLGKTTLAMIIAYEGNRPLRMSSGPAIQHAGDLAAVLSSLVPGEVLFIDEIHRMARSAEEMLYLAMEDFRIDIMVGKGAGATSVPLELAPFTLVGATTRSGLLPNPLRDRFGFTAHLEFYAESELEQVLGRAAALINLPIGQRALAEIAGRCRGTPRIANRLLRRVRDYALVHGGEADLAAVHAALELYDVDEIGLDRLDREVMKIILTRFGGGPVGLNTLSVSVGEESETIEAVVEPFLVRIGFLTRTPRGRVATGAAWRHFGLSDPQVGLTLDDL; encoded by the coding sequence ATGAGCACCGATCCGGGCGTCGAACTCACCAACCCCACACTGGAGAGCGAAACTGAGCTGGCATTTGAGGGCGCCCTGCGCCCCACCAGCCTGGGTGAATTCGTGGGACAGCAGAAGGTTCGCGGTCAGCTTCAACTGATGCTCACCGCCGCCACCATGCAAAACCGCACCCCCGACCACATTCTGCTCGCCGGGCCCCCCGGCCTCGGTAAGACCACCCTGGCCATGATCATCGCCTATGAGGGCAACCGACCGCTGCGCATGTCCAGCGGTCCGGCCATCCAGCACGCCGGAGACCTCGCCGCGGTGCTCTCGTCCCTCGTGCCCGGCGAAGTGCTTTTCATCGACGAAATTCACCGAATGGCCCGTTCGGCCGAGGAAATGCTGTACCTCGCCATGGAAGACTTTCGAATCGACATCATGGTGGGAAAGGGCGCGGGGGCCACCTCGGTCCCGCTCGAACTTGCCCCGTTCACCCTGGTGGGAGCGACAACGCGCTCCGGGCTTCTCCCCAACCCGCTGCGTGACCGCTTCGGCTTCACGGCTCACCTCGAGTTTTATGCCGAGAGTGAACTGGAACAGGTACTGGGTCGGGCTGCCGCGCTCATCAACCTGCCCATTGGCCAACGTGCTCTCGCTGAGATCGCGGGGCGATGCCGCGGTACACCCCGGATTGCCAACCGCCTGCTCCGGCGTGTTCGCGACTACGCCCTCGTACATGGTGGCGAAGCCGACCTAGCCGCCGTGCACGCCGCCCTTGAGCTCTATGATGTGGATGAAATTGGGCTCGACCGCCTCGACCGAGAGGTGATGAAGATCATTCTCACCCGATTCGGCGGCGGACCGGTGGGCCTCAATACCCTCTCGGTTTCGGTGGGTGAAGAGTCCGAAACCATCGAAGCGGTCGTCGAGCCCTTCCTTGTGCGGATAGGCTTCCTCACGCGCACCCCTCGCGGGCGTGTGGCAACTGGCGCCGCGTGGCGACACTTCGGCCTGAGCGATCCTCAGGTTGGTCTTACACTTGATGACCTATAA